A region of the Candidatus Pelagibacter ubique HTCC1062 genome:
TAACTTTAATTTTTTTTCTAATTTTATGGGGTTAGTTTTCATTAAATAATTTTCTTAAAAAACCTGTCGAGTCTAATTGTCTTATGCCATTTCCAAAAAGAAAAAATATTTCCAATTCTAAAATCGGATGAAAAAAAAATAAATTGAGCTTTACCGACTAAATTATCTTCATGTACATATCCAACACTAGTCAAATATCTACTATCTTTAGAACAGTCTCTATTATCTCCTAAAAAAAAGTAGTGTTGAGGCGGAACTATAAAGTTATCTGAACTTTGAAAACTATAACTTTTTAAATATACACTATTATGTGTTTTGCCGTTTGGAAGCTTTTCTTCAAATGTATTAACATCTATTGTTTGATTTCCACAATAAATTTTATCCTTTTGAGAAATTCTAGATTTTAATATTTGATTATTATTTACGAATAAATCGCCGTTAATAAATTGAACATTGTCACCTGGGAGACCAATTAATCTTTTAATATAATCAGTTCTGTTATCAGCTGGTGTTTTAAAAACAATAATATCTCCAACCTTAGGTTTATTATAAAATAGTCTTCCATTTATTATTGGTGGACTAAAAGGAAAAGAATGCTTGCTATAACCATAAGAATATTTCGTAACAAACAATCTATCACCAATTAATAACGTTGGTTCCATTGATGATGAAGGAATATAAAAAGGCTGAATAAAAAGAGATCTAATAACAATAGCTATAACTAAAGCATAAAAAATTGTTTTAATATTATCGATTATAATTTTTTTTGATATCATTTTTTTTGTAAAATCACGTAGGCTACAGAATATTTTTTTTCATCTGAAATTGACAGAAAGAAATTAAAGGATGATATTTTAAATCTCTTTTTAACAATTTTTTTTATTTTGTCTGTGACCACAAATGAGGGTTTACCTAACTTATCGTTAATTACAGTTATATCCTTAAAATTCAAATTCTCTCTAAAACCAGTTCCAATTGCTTTAGAAAATGCTTCTTTGGCAGCAAATCTTTTAGAATAAAAAGATTTTTTATTAGTTATTTTTTTTGCTAACAATATTTCTGAGCTAGAAAAAACTCTTTTAATAAAATTAACATTTTTTAAAGATTTATGTATTCTAATATTTTCTACTATATCAACACCAATACCTAGAATTTTCATATTTATTTATTGGTTATTTCTTTAAATATTGTAATGGTTTTTTTTAAACCATGAGTAAGTGACTCACCAATTATAAAATGACCAATATTAAATTCCGTAATTTCTTTAATTTTACTTAGTATAGAGGTAGTTTTGTAGTCAAGACCATGACCTGCATGAACCTCGATACCAAGTTTAACGCCCAGTTCTGAACATTTTTTTATTTTTAAATATTCATTTTTATAACTTTTATTTTCTTTTATTAAATTTGAAATTTTTCCTGTATGTAGCTCAACACAAGTAGCATTTAATTCTTTTGCAATTTTTATATCTTTTAAGTTTGGGTCAATAAATAGACTTGTTCTAATACTCTTCTTATTAAATAATGATATTATAGATTTAATTTTTTTCTTATTTTTAATTAAATTTAATCCACCTTCTGTTGTCACCTCTTTTCTTTTTTCAGGAACTATACAAATGAAATTAGGTCTATTCTTTAATGCTATATCAATTATTTCTTTGTTGAGTGAAATTTCTAAATTGGTAATTATTTTTCTACTTTTACAAATTTTAACAACATCAGAATCTTTTATATGTCTTCTGTCTTCTCTTAAATGAATGGTAACTGAATGTGCTCCACATTTAATTACGTGTTTGGCAATAGTAAATGGGTCAGGATGAAAAGATCCTCTTGCATTTCTAACTGTAGCAACATGATCAATATTAACTCCTAGTCTTTTCATTTAATAAATCTACTTCCTGGTACTGTAATTGGAGTATTTTTAAGACTTTCAGGTAATTTATTAGTCTTAAATGTTGGAACATCTATCTTCATATGAGAGATAATATTTTTTTTTATTTTTAATGAATTTTTGGTTGATCTGTCAATAATTGAAGCAAAACCAATAAGTTTTGCACCAGGTTTTGTTATTAATTTAACACACTCTAAACTCGATTTACCAGTTGTTATAACGTCTTCGATTATTAAAACTTTTGATCCTTTTTTTATATGAAAACCTCGTCTTAAAGCAAATTTGCCATTAACTCTTTCACAAAAAATTGTTTCTTTTTTTAAAATTTTACCAATTTCATAACCAATAATAACTCCACCCATTGCCGGAGCTAAAATCAAATCTATAGATTTAAATTTTTTTTTAATTTTTTTTGCTAATGAATTACAAATATCTTTTGCCAAATGTGGAAAACTTAAAAGTTTGGCACATTGAATATATTTAGGTGAATGCAAACCTGATGATAGAACAAAATGACCTTCTAAAAGAGCATTAGTTTTTTTTAAAATATTTAAAGATTTTTTGTGTGAAAGCATTTCTTTTTTCCTCATGTCTAATGATTTTAAATTTAATATCTTTTTGTTTTAGCTCACTAATAAAATTTGTAAAGTTTTTCAAGTCTCTAATAATAAGGTTAAATCTGAAGTTAATATAATCTTTAGTTTTTTCTTTCATCTCTACACTGGATATATTCAGTTTATGAGAGCCTAATGATGTGGTTATTTCACCAAGTTTACCAGGTTGATCTGGGAGAGAAATCCAAAGTGTTGTATTGTATTTTTTTATTCTTTCCTCTTTTTGTTCACCTTTAGAATGCCAGTATCTTCTAATAGCAGCTCTTGCTTTTCCAGTTTTTGTAATTGGTATCCAATGCAATGATGGTGATTTATTTTTAGAGGTTATGATTTCAACTACGTCACCGTTATAAAGTATGTTTTGTAATTCACTGTCATTACCGTTAATTTTACAAGATATTGCATGATCGCCAACTTTTGTATGAACAGCATATGCAAAATCTATTGGTGTTGCATCTTTTGGCAATTTGATAACTAAGCCTTTTGGTGTAAAGCAAAAAACATTTTCTTGAAACATTTGTAGTTTTGTATACTCAAAAAAATGTTCAGGGTTTTCATTTTTACCAATAATTTCCACAAGGTCGGCTAACCAGTCATATTCTTTCCATGTTAATGAATCAAATTTTTCAGATGATTTATATTTCCAATGGGATGCAATACCTCTTTCTGCAAATTCATGCATTGGCATAGTTCTTATTTGAATTTCAATAGGTCTTCTATTTGGACCTATCACAGCTGTGTGCAATGACTGATAATTGTTTATTTTTGGTGATGATATATAATCTTTAAATTTTCCTGGTATACAATTCCAGTGTTGATGAAAAATTCCTAATGCTTTATAGCAATCTTCTCCACTATTAAGAATAACTCTAAATCCAATTATGTCTGTAATTTGCTCTAATGATGTTCTTTTTTTTTGAACTTTTCTCCATATAGAAAATGGAGTTTTTTCTCTTCCAAAAATTTCAGCATTAATCTTATGTTCGTTTAAAAGCTCACTTAATTGTAAAGAAATAGAATTAAAACTATTTACTTTGTCTTCTTTAATTTCGTCTAATCTTTTTTTAATAAGTTCACGTGCTTCATTATTCAAAACTTTAAATGATAAGTCTTCAAGTTCATCTCTAATTCTATGCATGCCCATTCTATCTGCTAAAGGAGCATAAATTTCCATTGTCTCTCTCGCTATACGTTCTTTTTTTTCAACTTTAGATATAGCATCAATAGTTCTCATATTATGTAAACGATCTGCCAGCTTTACAAGTAATACTCTTATGTCTTTTGATGTAGCTAAGATTAATTTTCTAAAGTTTTCTGCTTTAGATGATGATGTTGCTTGGTTTTCAAAAACAGAAATTTTGGTTACACCATCTACAAGATTAGCAATCTCTTCTCCAAATTCATCTTTAATATTTTCATAAGTTGCGTGAGTATCCTCAATCGTATCATGTAAAAGCCCTGTAACAATAGTAGCACTGTCTAACTCTAGCTCACTAAGTATTGAAGCAACAGCTATAGGGTGATTTGAATAAGGATCACCTGAATCACGTTTTTGGTTTTCATGAGCTTTAACAGCATAATTATATGCTTTACTTAATTTTTCTGGATTTAAAAATTTATTATAAGTTTTAACTTTATTTATTAACTCTTCTGAATTAATCATTTTTAACTATAACATCAATTTATATTTGTTTAATAGATCTTAAATCTTTAATTGATAAAGAATTAATTAAATTTACTATATTAATCTTAGATTCTGGATGCTTCCAACTTCTGTTTATCTCAAATAATGGTAACAATACAAAATTTCTCTTGGTCATCTCTGGATGAGGTATTATTAATTTGTCACTATTTATATTCAAAATTTTTTTATCATAATCAATTATATCAATATCACATGTTCGTGGAGCATTTTTTTTTAGTCTAACCCTGCCTAATTTTAATTCAATATTGTTACAAATTTCTAATAATTCTAAAGGTGTTAAGATTGTCTCGATTTCTATTACAATATTTATGAAACTTGGCATTAAAGGATTTGGCCAAGATTTTGATAAATAGTGAGATGAAACTTTTTTTATCTTAATTTTATTTTTCTTAAGTTCAGACAAGGCTATATGAATGTTGGTAATTTTATTACCTAAATTTGATCCTATTGC
Encoded here:
- the lepB gene encoding signal peptidase I, yielding MISKKIIIDNIKTIFYALVIAIVIRSLFIQPFYIPSSSMEPTLLIGDRLFVTKYSYGYSKHSFPFSPPIINGRLFYNKPKVGDIIVFKTPADNRTDYIKRLIGLPGDNVQFINGDLFVNNNQILKSRISQKDKIYCGNQTIDVNTFEEKLPNGKTHNSVYLKSYSFQSSDNFIVPPQHYFFLGDNRDCSKDSRYLTSVGYVHEDNLVGKAQFIFFSSDFRIGNIFSFWKWHKTIRLDRFFKKII
- the acpS gene encoding holo-ACP synthase — protein: MKILGIGVDIVENIRIHKSLKNVNFIKRVFSSSEILLAKKITNKKSFYSKRFAAKEAFSKAIGTGFRENLNFKDITVINDKLGKPSFVVTDKIKKIVKKRFKISSFNFFLSISDEKKYSVAYVILQKK
- a CDS encoding pyridoxine 5'-phosphate synthase, encoding MKRLGVNIDHVATVRNARGSFHPDPFTIAKHVIKCGAHSVTIHLREDRRHIKDSDVVKICKSRKIITNLEISLNKEIIDIALKNRPNFICIVPEKRKEVTTEGGLNLIKNKKKIKSIISLFNKKSIRTSLFIDPNLKDIKIAKELNATCVELHTGKISNLIKENKSYKNEYLKIKKCSELGVKLGIEVHAGHGLDYKTTSILSKIKEITEFNIGHFIIGESLTHGLKKTITIFKEITNK
- the pyrE gene encoding orotate phosphoribosyltransferase, with product MLSHKKSLNILKKTNALLEGHFVLSSGLHSPKYIQCAKLLSFPHLAKDICNSLAKKIKKKFKSIDLILAPAMGGVIIGYEIGKILKKETIFCERVNGKFALRRGFHIKKGSKVLIIEDVITTGKSSLECVKLITKPGAKLIGFASIIDRSTKNSLKIKKNIISHMKIDVPTFKTNKLPESLKNTPITVPGSRFIK
- a CDS encoding bifunctional (p)ppGpp synthetase/guanosine-3',5'-bis(diphosphate) 3'-pyrophosphohydrolase, producing MINSEELINKVKTYNKFLNPEKLSKAYNYAVKAHENQKRDSGDPYSNHPIAVASILSELELDSATIVTGLLHDTIEDTHATYENIKDEFGEEIANLVDGVTKISVFENQATSSSKAENFRKLILATSKDIRVLLVKLADRLHNMRTIDAISKVEKKERIARETMEIYAPLADRMGMHRIRDELEDLSFKVLNNEARELIKKRLDEIKEDKVNSFNSISLQLSELLNEHKINAEIFGREKTPFSIWRKVQKKRTSLEQITDIIGFRVILNSGEDCYKALGIFHQHWNCIPGKFKDYISSPKINNYQSLHTAVIGPNRRPIEIQIRTMPMHEFAERGIASHWKYKSSEKFDSLTWKEYDWLADLVEIIGKNENPEHFFEYTKLQMFQENVFCFTPKGLVIKLPKDATPIDFAYAVHTKVGDHAISCKINGNDSELQNILYNGDVVEIITSKNKSPSLHWIPITKTGKARAAIRRYWHSKGEQKEERIKKYNTTLWISLPDQPGKLGEITTSLGSHKLNISSVEMKEKTKDYINFRFNLIIRDLKNFTNFISELKQKDIKFKIIRHEEKRNAFTQKIFKYFKKN
- the folK gene encoding 2-amino-4-hydroxy-6-hydroxymethyldihydropteridine diphosphokinase, encoding MKKQDILENQVKQSYLAIGSNLGNKITNIHIALSELKKNKIKIKKVSSHYLSKSWPNPLMPSFINIVIEIETILTPLELLEICNNIELKLGRVRLKKNAPRTCDIDIIDYDKKILNINSDKLIIPHPEMTKRNFVLLPLFEINRSWKHPESKINIVNLINSLSIKDLRSIKQI